In Nocardioides sp. InS609-2, a single genomic region encodes these proteins:
- the murJ gene encoding murein biosynthesis integral membrane protein MurJ produces MSDNTDAKILSSSAVMAAGTTVSRLSGYVRSSLLVWALGNALHADVFNVANTVPNMLYILLAGGVFNAVLVPQLVRSLKDDADGGEAYTNRVITLAALFLAAVTVLLIVAAPLIMSVLLDSRYSKPELAGQRQSVIDFARFCLPQVFFYGMFVLVGQILNARGRFGPMMWAPIANNVISVGVLVTYLFVFGEATGAEKSGPFTSGQELLLGLGSTAGIVAQLLILLPYLKKAGFTYRPRFDFRGTGLGHTLRLGTWTVLFVIVNQVAYTVVVKLASGGTADGPGGTGLTIYSYSFLLVMVPHAILTVSLATAILPRLSAYARENEYAALSTSLASTLRTALAVVIPFAALLPLVAPELASLMFGFGAGATSSKNFVPTLSLFGAGLVVFTVHYLMLRGFYALEQTRTVFFIQCAVSLVNIAAAVLFVGRSNAADTSPALTLAYAAAYLVGACISYSVLRRHLGGLHTPTLVRFAVRMVLAVAVSTGAALAVAVLLPGWGDQPGKVTALWRGALIGGADLAVLLVMARLLRLREITSVVDTVQGRLSRR; encoded by the coding sequence ATGAGCGACAACACCGACGCCAAGATCCTGTCCTCCAGCGCGGTGATGGCGGCCGGCACCACGGTGTCGCGGCTCTCGGGCTACGTCCGGTCCTCGCTGCTCGTCTGGGCACTGGGCAACGCGCTGCACGCCGACGTCTTCAATGTCGCCAACACGGTGCCGAACATGCTCTACATCCTGCTGGCCGGTGGCGTCTTCAACGCGGTGCTCGTTCCACAGCTGGTGCGCTCGCTGAAGGATGACGCCGACGGCGGCGAGGCCTACACCAACCGGGTGATCACCCTGGCCGCGCTGTTCCTGGCCGCGGTGACCGTGCTGCTGATCGTCGCCGCACCCCTGATCATGTCGGTGCTCCTCGACTCGAGGTACTCGAAGCCCGAGCTGGCCGGGCAGCGCCAGTCGGTGATCGACTTCGCGCGCTTCTGCCTGCCGCAGGTGTTCTTCTACGGGATGTTCGTGCTGGTCGGGCAGATCCTCAACGCCCGCGGCCGCTTCGGACCGATGATGTGGGCGCCGATCGCCAACAACGTCATCTCGGTCGGGGTGCTGGTGACCTACCTGTTCGTCTTCGGGGAGGCCACCGGAGCGGAGAAGTCCGGCCCGTTCACCAGCGGCCAGGAGCTCCTGCTGGGCCTCGGCTCGACCGCCGGGATCGTCGCGCAGCTGCTGATCCTGCTGCCCTATCTCAAGAAGGCCGGCTTCACCTACCGGCCGCGTTTCGACTTCCGCGGCACCGGCCTGGGCCACACCCTGCGGCTGGGCACCTGGACCGTGCTCTTCGTCATCGTCAACCAGGTCGCGTACACCGTGGTCGTCAAGCTGGCCTCGGGCGGCACCGCCGACGGACCCGGCGGCACCGGCCTCACGATCTACTCCTACTCGTTCCTGCTCGTGATGGTGCCGCACGCGATTCTGACCGTGTCGCTCGCGACCGCGATCCTGCCCCGTCTCTCCGCCTACGCGCGCGAGAACGAGTACGCCGCCCTGTCCACCAGCCTCGCCAGCACCCTGCGCACCGCGCTGGCGGTGGTGATCCCGTTCGCGGCTCTGCTGCCCCTCGTTGCCCCCGAACTGGCGTCGCTGATGTTCGGCTTCGGCGCGGGCGCGACCAGCAGCAAGAACTTCGTGCCCACGCTGTCGCTCTTCGGGGCCGGCCTGGTCGTCTTCACCGTCCACTACCTGATGCTTCGGGGCTTCTACGCCCTCGAGCAGACCCGCACCGTCTTCTTCATCCAGTGCGCGGTGTCGCTGGTCAACATCGCCGCCGCCGTGCTGTTCGTCGGCCGTAGCAACGCCGCCGACACCTCACCCGCCCTGACCCTCGCGTACGCCGCGGCGTACCTCGTCGGCGCCTGCATCAGCTACTCCGTGCTCCGGCGCCACCTCGGCGGGCTGCACACACCGACGCTGGTGCGGTTCGCGGTCCGGATGGTGCTGGCTGTCGCCGTCTCGACCGGTGCGGCCCTGGCAGTCGCCGTACTCCTGCCCGGCTGGGGCGACCAGCCGGGCAAGGTGACGGCGCTGTGGCGCGGCGCACTCATCGGCGGTGCCGATCTCGCGGTGCTGCTGGTGATGGCCCGCCTCCTGCGCCTGCGCGAGATCACCTCGGTGGTGGACACGGTTCAAGGGCGGCTCTCCCGACGCTGA
- a CDS encoding protein kinase family protein, translated as MPGSIRAGDVLAQRYRLDDLLSESGDARFWHAFDTVLTRSVAIHIIASTDERAPRLLDAARRSATLVDRRILRVLDARDSGGVVYVVNEWGSGDSLDITLTGAGPMAPREAAWLVAEVAETIARAHEAGLAHGRLNPENVLVDHNGEVRIIGFGVDAALHGLPPGRRSTDVHDLAGLLYAAMTGRWAGTSTSRVPGAPQEQGALLRPRRVRAGIPRLLDGLCDEVLNPYAASHASRPDHDLSTARGLADALTEFVGDAPTREPHRHPETEPAIGSVPPPAAKPEPVDMPTQAGIPAFTEDDPEDDVSWLTPRDDRPPPPPAFAQPPDRPLFAPDPPRGQPVRRPRPGVTTTAPASAPAAVRDSRAHTGSGFWPWESGTGSGILSSVAEEEVPGRNWLRLAMVVGLVALLVVAVLAVLQLRNDDGDPASEDTTGQARDRPRAVPLTGVTAQDFDPQGDAPFEEYPDLVPLALDGDPATAWQTNTYNQNLGPGGLKTGVGLVLDLGSAKTLRSVRLTLPGGPTSAEVFRTGEVPTTVDGLEAVADGSTTGDDPALTLRLPDDVADQYVVVWLTSLPPVDGGFRGQIAEVVVAG; from the coding sequence ATGCCCGGCTCGATCCGTGCGGGAGACGTGCTCGCGCAGCGCTATCGGCTCGACGACCTGTTGAGCGAGAGCGGTGACGCCCGCTTCTGGCATGCCTTCGACACGGTCCTGACGCGCTCGGTCGCGATCCACATCATTGCCAGCACCGACGAGCGCGCGCCTCGGCTGCTCGACGCCGCCCGCCGTTCGGCCACCCTCGTCGACCGCCGCATCCTGCGGGTGCTCGACGCCCGCGACTCGGGCGGCGTCGTCTACGTCGTCAACGAGTGGGGCTCGGGCGACTCGCTCGACATCACGCTCACCGGCGCCGGTCCGATGGCCCCCCGCGAGGCCGCGTGGCTGGTGGCCGAGGTCGCCGAAACGATCGCCCGGGCCCACGAGGCCGGCCTCGCACATGGCCGGCTGAACCCCGAGAACGTCCTCGTCGACCACAACGGCGAGGTCAGGATCATCGGCTTCGGCGTCGACGCCGCTCTGCACGGACTGCCCCCCGGGCGCCGCAGCACCGACGTACACGACCTCGCCGGCCTCCTGTACGCCGCGATGACGGGCCGCTGGGCCGGCACCTCCACCTCCCGGGTGCCCGGTGCCCCTCAGGAGCAGGGCGCGCTGCTGCGGCCCAGGCGGGTCCGGGCGGGCATCCCGCGCCTGCTCGACGGCCTGTGCGACGAGGTGCTCAACCCCTACGCCGCCTCGCACGCCAGCCGGCCCGACCACGACCTCTCGACAGCGCGGGGCCTGGCCGATGCGCTCACCGAGTTCGTCGGCGACGCCCCGACGCGCGAGCCGCACCGGCACCCCGAGACCGAGCCCGCCATCGGGTCGGTGCCACCTCCCGCCGCGAAGCCCGAGCCCGTCGACATGCCCACCCAGGCCGGAATCCCCGCATTCACCGAGGACGACCCGGAGGACGACGTCAGCTGGCTGACTCCGCGTGACGACCGGCCACCTCCGCCGCCGGCCTTCGCCCAGCCGCCGGACCGGCCGCTCTTCGCGCCCGACCCGCCCCGCGGCCAGCCCGTACGCCGACCCCGTCCCGGCGTCACGACCACTGCCCCGGCGTCGGCCCCGGCCGCCGTACGCGACTCACGGGCCCACACCGGCAGCGGCTTCTGGCCGTGGGAGAGCGGCACCGGCTCCGGGATCCTGAGCTCCGTGGCCGAAGAGGAGGTGCCCGGCCGCAACTGGCTACGCCTGGCCATGGTCGTCGGGCTCGTCGCGCTGCTCGTCGTCGCCGTGCTCGCTGTCCTCCAGCTCCGCAACGACGACGGTGACCCGGCCAGCGAGGACACCACCGGCCAGGCCCGCGACCGGCCTCGCGCCGTACCCCTCACCGGTGTCACCGCGCAGGACTTCGACCCCCAGGGCGATGCACCCTTCGAGGAGTACCCCGACCTCGTCCCGCTCGCCCTCGACGGCGACCCCGCGACCGCCTGGCAGACCAACACCTACAACCAGAACCTCGGGCCGGGCGGTCTCAAGACCGGTGTCGGCCTGGTGCTTGACCTGGGCTCGGCCAAGACCCTGCGCTCGGTGCGGCTCACCCTGCCCGGGGGACCGACCTCGGCAGAGGTCTTCCGCACCGGCGAGGTGCCGACCACGGTCGACGGGCTCGAGGCCGTCGCCGACGGCAGCACCACGGGCGACGACCCGGCGCTGACGCTGCGCCTGCCCGACGACGTCGCCGACCAGTACGTCGTCGTGTGGCTCACCTCGCTGCCCCCGGTCGACGGCGGATTCCGCGGCCAGATCGCCGAGGTGGTGGTGGCCGGGTGA
- the sigM gene encoding RNA polymerase sigma factor SigM, whose product MTDSAPASDAELLQAHVEGDPDAFGTLFGRHRDRLWAVALRTMGNPDDAADGLQDGLIAAYRRAASFRGDAAVTTWLHRVVVNACLDRHRAAKVRAAQPLPDDIDEYADRGSLTTAATELDPAEIVVADERCRLVLDALATLTPEQRAALVLVDMEGYSVAEAAEMLGCAEGTVKSRCSRGRARLAPLLGVLHGTPPARNPDADSPVRSADHRPDAPRGPPVLDP is encoded by the coding sequence GTGACCGACTCCGCGCCAGCCAGCGACGCCGAGCTGCTCCAGGCCCACGTCGAGGGTGACCCCGACGCGTTCGGCACCCTCTTCGGCCGACACCGCGACCGGCTCTGGGCGGTCGCGCTGCGCACGATGGGCAACCCCGACGACGCGGCCGACGGGCTGCAGGACGGGTTGATCGCGGCGTACCGCCGGGCCGCGTCCTTCCGTGGCGACGCCGCCGTCACCACCTGGCTGCACCGCGTCGTCGTGAACGCCTGCCTCGACCGGCACCGGGCCGCCAAGGTGCGCGCCGCGCAGCCGCTGCCTGACGACATCGACGAGTACGCCGACCGCGGGTCGCTGACCACGGCCGCCACCGAGCTCGACCCGGCCGAGATCGTGGTCGCCGACGAGCGCTGCCGGCTGGTGCTCGACGCCCTCGCCACGCTGACGCCGGAGCAGCGCGCGGCGCTGGTGCTGGTCGACATGGAGGGCTACTCCGTGGCCGAGGCCGCCGAGATGCTGGGCTGCGCCGAAGGCACCGTGAAGTCGCGCTGCTCCCGCGGCCGGGCCCGGCTGGCGCCGCTGCTCGGTGTGCTGCACGGCACCCCACCAGCACGGAACCCCGATGCCGACTCACCCGTCCGATCAGCTGACCACCGGCCCGACGCGCCCCGTGGCCCACCGGTCCTAGACCCTTGA